One Streptomyces sp. P9-A2 DNA window includes the following coding sequences:
- a CDS encoding complex I subunit 4 family protein yields MIDISESVMQFLLAFLVVGPLLGAVAALLPAPPGLKGKSPDQAVLRHGVTVTGAVLIAAIVLALGFDHDRPSTMQATTDISWIPALDVRIHLGTDGISLPLLVLTALLTFLSALHTYFKPPAGPSPKAFVALLLVLESGTLAAFAVLDLILFFLAFEMVLIPMYFLIARWGGEGRAEAAWKFVLYTLLGSVVMLLGLLLIGIEAGTFDMVALATDNGRSLTVSVQIIAVLAIGIGLAVKTPMWPLHSWLPDAHTAAPTVGSVLLAGVLLKMGTYGFVRILLPAAPDGFRTFAPYLAAFAVVGIIYGSLACLALAREGAKGDLKRLIAYSSVGHMGFVLLGIATMTPTGVNGALFANIAHGLITGLLFFLVGALKDRTGTVDLDTLSRLSSGLRSSSNGSAAPDRLPAGAALYGRAPRLGGLLAFAAVASLGLPGLAGFWGEMLALFGAFDPAAGLSRPAFLVFMSIGAFGTLLTAAYLLVVVRRVCMGALPEQAPALPDVRGYEFAAWTPLVVLTVVAGLWPGALIGLTDPAVQQLLTGGTR; encoded by the coding sequence GTGATCGATATCAGCGAGTCCGTGATGCAGTTCCTTCTGGCGTTCCTTGTCGTCGGCCCGCTCCTGGGTGCCGTCGCCGCTCTCCTCCCGGCCCCGCCGGGACTCAAGGGAAAGTCACCCGACCAGGCCGTGCTCCGGCACGGCGTGACCGTCACCGGCGCCGTCCTCATCGCGGCGATCGTCCTCGCGCTCGGCTTCGACCACGACCGACCGTCGACGATGCAGGCCACGACCGACATCAGCTGGATTCCCGCACTCGACGTGCGGATCCACCTCGGCACCGACGGCATCTCCCTCCCCCTTCTGGTCCTGACCGCACTGCTGACCTTCCTCAGCGCGCTCCACACATACTTCAAACCGCCCGCGGGCCCGTCCCCGAAGGCCTTCGTCGCCCTGCTGCTCGTCCTCGAGTCCGGCACCCTCGCGGCCTTCGCCGTCCTCGACCTGATCCTGTTCTTCCTCGCCTTCGAGATGGTCCTGATCCCGATGTACTTCCTCATCGCCCGCTGGGGCGGCGAGGGCCGGGCCGAGGCCGCCTGGAAGTTCGTCCTCTACACGCTGCTCGGCTCCGTGGTCATGCTGCTCGGCCTGCTCCTGATCGGAATCGAGGCGGGCACATTCGACATGGTGGCACTCGCCACTGACAACGGCCGGTCACTCACCGTATCCGTGCAGATCATCGCCGTACTGGCGATCGGCATCGGGCTCGCGGTCAAGACCCCGATGTGGCCGCTGCACAGCTGGCTGCCCGACGCCCACACCGCCGCCCCGACCGTCGGCTCCGTCCTGCTGGCCGGCGTCCTGCTGAAGATGGGCACGTACGGGTTCGTGCGGATCCTGCTCCCCGCCGCACCGGACGGCTTCCGCACGTTCGCGCCCTACCTCGCCGCCTTCGCCGTCGTCGGCATCATCTACGGATCCCTCGCCTGCCTCGCCCTCGCAAGGGAAGGCGCCAAGGGCGACCTCAAACGCCTCATCGCCTACTCCTCCGTCGGCCACATGGGCTTCGTCCTCCTCGGCATCGCCACCATGACCCCGACCGGCGTCAACGGCGCCCTCTTCGCCAACATCGCCCACGGCCTCATCACCGGCCTGCTCTTCTTCCTCGTCGGCGCCCTCAAGGACCGCACCGGCACCGTCGACCTCGACACCCTCTCCCGCCTGTCATCCGGCCTCCGCTCCTCATCGAACGGCTCCGCCGCACCGGATCGGCTCCCGGCCGGCGCCGCCCTCTACGGCAGGGCGCCGCGCCTCGGCGGACTGCTCGCCTTCGCCGCCGTCGCCTCCCTCGGCCTGCCCGGCCTCGCCGGGTTCTGGGGAGAGATGCTCGCCCTCTTCGGCGCGTTCGACCCCGCCGCCGGACTCAGCCGCCCCGCCTTCCTCGTCTTCATGTCGATCGGCGCCTTCGGCACCCTGCTGACCGCGGCGTACCTGCTCGTCGTGGTCCGCAGGGTCTGCATGGGCGCGCTGCCGGAACAGGCCCCCGCGCTCCCCGACGTCCGCGGCTACGAGTTCGCGGCCTGGACCCCGCTCGTCGTCCTCACCGTCGTTGCCGGACTGTGGCCCGGGGCCCTGATCGGACTGACCGATCCGGCCGTGCAGCAGCTCCTCACAGGAGGCACCCGATGA